One window from the genome of Vallicoccus soli encodes:
- a CDS encoding LuxR C-terminal-related transcriptional regulator, with amino-acid sequence MSAAPPPVPPPAPPAAPPAGPGGRTRVVLVDDHRMFRSGVRAELAVAADRLEIVGEAEDVESAVRVVTATLPDVVLLDVHLPGGGGQAVLSRLVGVLPGTRFLALSVSDAAEDVIGVIRGGARGYVTKSITGAELADAVRRVAEGDAVFSPRLAGFVLDAFRGADAAPAVDEDLDRLTQREREVLRLIARGYAYKEIAKQLFISVKTVETHVSAVLRKLQVSNRHELTRWATDRRLV; translated from the coding sequence GTGAGCGCCGCCCCGCCCCCCGTCCCGCCGCCCGCCCCGCCCGCCGCACCGCCGGCCGGCCCCGGGGGGCGGACCCGGGTCGTGCTCGTCGACGACCACCGGATGTTCCGCAGCGGGGTGCGCGCCGAGCTCGCCGTCGCCGCCGACCGGTTGGAGATCGTCGGCGAGGCCGAGGACGTCGAGAGCGCGGTCCGGGTCGTCACCGCCACCCTGCCGGACGTCGTGCTCCTCGACGTGCACCTGCCGGGCGGCGGCGGGCAGGCGGTGCTGTCCCGGCTCGTCGGGGTGCTGCCGGGCACCCGGTTCCTCGCGCTGAGCGTGTCCGACGCGGCCGAGGACGTCATCGGGGTCATCCGCGGGGGCGCCCGCGGGTACGTCACCAAGTCGATCACGGGGGCCGAGCTCGCCGACGCCGTGCGCCGGGTCGCCGAGGGCGACGCCGTGTTCAGCCCGCGCCTGGCCGGCTTCGTGCTGGACGCGTTCCGGGGCGCCGACGCCGCCCCCGCGGTCGACGAGGACCTCGACCGGCTCACCCAGCGCGAGCGGGAGGTCCTGCGCCTCATCGCGCGCGGGTACGCGTACAAGGAGATCGCCAAGCAGCTCTTCATCAGCGTCAAGACCGTCGAGACCCACGTGTCGGCGGTGCTGCGCAAGCTGCAGGTCTCGAACCGCCACGAGCTCACCCGCTGGGCCACCGACCGCCGGCTGGTCTGA
- a CDS encoding PIG-L deacetylase family protein translates to MSALPEGTAVDGAAPLERVLVVTAHPDDVDFGAAGTVARLVAEGVEVTYCVCTDGDAGGFDRSVDRADVPALRRAEQTAAARAVGVADVRFLGYRDGALEVTQDLRRDISRVVRQVRPQRVITQSPERNWERLPASHPDHLAAGEAATIAVYPDARNAFAHPGLLRDEGLEPWEVRELWLMGSPVSTRAVDVTDHAGTKYAALRAHASQTAHLDVEGFVGDWMRRTAAEAGLPPGRLAEAFRATTIP, encoded by the coding sequence GTGAGCGCGCTGCCCGAGGGCACCGCCGTCGACGGCGCCGCGCCGCTCGAGCGGGTCCTCGTCGTGACCGCGCACCCCGACGACGTCGACTTCGGCGCCGCCGGCACGGTGGCCCGCCTCGTCGCCGAGGGCGTGGAGGTGACGTACTGCGTCTGCACCGACGGCGACGCCGGGGGCTTCGACCGCTCGGTCGACCGGGCGGACGTCCCGGCGCTGCGGCGCGCGGAGCAGACGGCGGCGGCGCGGGCCGTGGGGGTCGCCGACGTGCGGTTCCTCGGCTACCGCGACGGGGCGCTCGAGGTGACGCAGGACCTGCGCCGCGACATCAGCCGGGTGGTCCGCCAGGTGCGCCCGCAGCGCGTCATCACCCAGAGCCCGGAGCGCAACTGGGAGCGCCTGCCGGCCAGCCACCCCGACCACCTCGCCGCGGGCGAGGCGGCGACGATCGCGGTCTACCCGGACGCGCGCAACGCCTTCGCCCACCCCGGGCTGCTGCGCGACGAGGGCCTCGAGCCGTGGGAGGTGCGCGAGCTCTGGCTCATGGGCTCGCCGGTCAGCACCCGCGCCGTGGACGTCACCGACCACGCGGGGACCAAGTACGCGGCCCTGCGCGCCCACGCGAGCCAGACGGCCCACCTCGACGTCGAGGGCTTCGTCGGGGACTGGATGCGCCGCACCGCCGCCGAGGCGGGCCTGCCGCCCGGCCGGCTCGCCGAGGCGTTCCGGGCCACGACGATCCCCTGA